The Apium graveolens cultivar Ventura chromosome 6, ASM990537v1, whole genome shotgun sequence genome contains a region encoding:
- the LOC141668876 gene encoding uncharacterized protein LOC141668876 has product MVNTASEPIYPNNANLTTLEFVMKLLHWKNKHNCSNNGFDDLLRLIGSVLPDDHKLPENYYTVRKMIKGLNMEYEKIDACENDCMLFYKEHSKKTKCDICKEDRYKVQKDPKKQKIPRKILRYFPITMRLQRLFMAEKTAKCMRWYHDRIAVEGELSHPADGDEWKQFDRRFQRFSKEIRNVRLGLSTDGFDPFRDKHAREYTVWPVVVIVYNLPPSMCTKAPYMFMPLLIPGPTDPTKDLHVYLRPLIDELKLLWHTGVETYDMFSRTNFMMKAALLWTISDFPALAMLSGWSTKGKLACPVCMGEVKGKQLKHGGKTTFYGTARYFLEPDDPLRRSTRFGRVETRSVCARHSGSRAKVMCEQIQFPPPGKSSKKKPKDYGVTHNWTHSSPFFELPYWETLSLRHSIDIMHTEKNVFDNIFYTILDDSKKSKDKTKSRKDCQELGVHRELWIQDNGIKPHAPYVLSSEQVQKLYKWIVSLKLPDGYASNISRCVNWKKNCIRGMKSHDCHVFMQKMLPIVCRDLLPKHVSDPIIELCNFFQDLCSSSLKYTDLEKMERDIVTIMSKLETVFTPSLFDPMEHLPLHLATECKLGGPANGRWMYFIERYLHNLKLKVGNKARAEGSMAQRYIEEECVHFCTLYFDSKNGLMHNQLRRNEAPQMFHNANLLEVYTYPTHPSLRTRDRILSCDEYELVAYYVLINSPEVGKYLRGFQKLVQRQYPHLNDAEKEQFQKEQLKDWLERRVQDDEELNKKFIDLIRGPLYKVESYKACKCNGYKFDCVNANELTSPNSGVVVIGEKFNYFS; this is encoded by the exons ATGGTGAATACTGCATCAGAACCAATTTATCCGAACAATGCCAATCTTACAACGCTGGAGTTTGTAATGAAGCTGCTTCATTGGAAAAACAAGCATAATTGTAGTAACAATGGTTTTGATGACTTGCTTCGCCTCATTGGATCAGTACTGCCTGATGATCATAAATTGCCTGAGAATTACTACACCGTGCGAAAGATGATTAAAGGATTGAATATGGAGTATGAAAAGATTGATGCTTgtgagaatgattgtatgttattttaCAAGGAACATAGCAAAAAGACAAAGTGTGATATATGCAAAGAAGACCGATACAAAGTgcaaaaagatcctaaaaaaCAAAAGATCCCTCGAAAAATCTTGCGTTACTTTCCTATTACCATGAGATTGCAGCGTTTATTCATGGCGGAGAAGACTGCAAAATGTATGAGATGGTACCATGATAGAATTGCAGTTGAAGGTGAATTAAGTCACCCGGCAGATGGAGATGAATGGAAACAATTTGATCGAAGATTTCAAAGATTTTCAAAAGAGATTCGGAATGTCAGACTCGGGCTCTCTACTGATGGATTTGACCCCTTTCGCGATAAGCACGCTAGGGAGTATACAGTATGGCCTGTGGTGGTTATTGTGTACAACCTTCCCCCATCCATGTGTACTAAGGCTCCATACATGTTTATGCCTCTTCTCATTCCTGGACCGACGGATCCAACAAAAGACTTACATGTTTATCTCAGGCCATTAATTGATGAATTAAAATTGTTGTGGCATACTGGAGTGGAAACATATGACATGTTCTCACGTACAAATTTTATGATGAAGGCGGCACTTTTGTGGACAATTAGTGACTTTCCTGCACTTGCCATGCTTAGCGGGTGGTCCACTAAAGGTAAGTTGGCATGTCCAGTTTGCATGGGAGAGGTCAAAGGTAAGCAACTCAAACATGGTGGTAAAACAACATTTTATGGAACTGCTCGGTATTTTTTGGAGCCAGATGATCCTCTCAGAAGGAGTACGAGATTTGGAAGAGTTGAGACACGATCAGTTTGTGCTCGACATTCAGGGTCACGTGCAAAGGTCATGTGTGAGCAAATACAGTTTCCCCCACCGGGAAAGTCATCGAAGAAAAAACCAAAAGATTATGGTGTGACACATAATTGGACTCACAGTTCTCCATTTTTTGAGCTTCCATATTGGGAGACACTCAGCCTTCGTCATAGCATTGACATTATGCACACCGAAAAGAATGTATTTGACAATATTTTCTACACAATTCTTGATGATTCGAAGAAGTCTAAAGATAAAACCAAATCAAGAAAGGATTGTCAAGAGTTAGGTGTACACCGTGAGTTGTGGATTCAAGATAATGGTATAAAACCACATGCACCATATGTACTTTCGAGTGAACAAGTTCAAAAGTTGTATAAGTGGATAGTCTCATTGAAACTCCCAGACGGGTATGCCTCAAACATATCTAGGTGTGTGAATTGGAAGAAAAATTGCATTCGTGGGATGAAATCACACGATTGTCACGTCTTCATGCAAAAAATGTTGCCTATCGTTTGTCGTGATCTACTTCCGAAACATGTGTCTGATCCTATCATTGAATTGTGCAACTTCTTTCAAGATTTATGCTCGTCTAGTCTCAAATACACAGATTTAGAGAAAATGGAGAGAGATATAGTGACAATAATGTCTAAGCTTGAAACTGTCTTTACTCCTAGTCTTTTTGATCCCATGGAGCATTTGCCACTGCATTTAGCAACTGAGTGTAAGTTGGGTGGCCCGGCCAATGGGCGTTGGATGTATTTTATTGAAAGATACTTGCACAACTTGAAATTGAAGGTTGGAAATAAAGCTCGAGCGGAGGGTTCAATGGCACAACGCTACATTGAGGAAGAATGTGTACACTTTTGTACGTTATATTTTGATTCCAAGAATGGATTGATGCATAATCAATTACGTCGAAATGAGGCCCCTCAAATGTTTCATAATGCCAATTTGTTAGAAGTTTACACATATCCGACACATCCTAGTCTACGAACTAGAGATAGAATCTTGAGTTGTGATGAATATGAACTCGTGGCATACTATGTTCTTATTAATTCGCCGGAGGTTGGAAAGTACTTGAG GGGTTTTCAAAAGTTGGTACAACGACAATACCCACATTTGAATGATGCGGAAAAGGAACAATTTCAAAAAGAACAATTAAAAGATTGGCTCGAAAGAAGG GTACAAGATGACGAAGAGCTCAACAAGAAATTTATAGACCTAATAAGAGGTCCGTTGTATAAAGTGGAGTCTTATAAAGCATGCAAGTGCAATGGTTACAAATTTGATTGTGTAAATGCTAATGAGCTCACTTCACCAAATTCCGGTGTTGTTGTCATTGGTgagaaatttaattatttttcttaa